The bacterium genome contains the following window.
CAGTATCGTCAACACAAATTCGTCGCTTGCTCTTGGATGGCGACGTTGCTCAGGCTAATGACATGCTTGGTCGCCGCTTTGAACTAAGCGGACATGTTGTCAGAGGTTATGGCCGAGGCAAAGGCTTAGGCTGCCCGACCGCGAATCTCGATGGATTCGCAGCAGGAAAGCTGGTTCCACGGGATGGCATATATGCGGCTGTGGCTGAAACGAACGATCACGCGTACCCTGCCGCAGTATCAATCGGCTTCAATCCGACCTTCGAAAACCGCCGGCATTCCGTCGAGGCACATCTCATCGGATTCAGCGGCGATCTTTACGACCGAAAGCTTACAATCAAGTTTGTAAAACGGTTGCGGGGCGAGATCAGGTTTTCGAGCGAAGATGCACTATCCAAGCAGATGCAGCAGGATTTGGAAAGTGTGCGGCATATACTCATTGAGGCGGGTGTCAGTGTTGAGCCGCGATTGCTTCACGTAAATGCGACTTCATAACAGAACTAAATACCATGAAAGAGACCGAAAATGTCAGATGCTAACAATCCGCGCCGCGAGATCATGGAAAAATACGGCCGGACAAAGAATGACACAGGCAGCCCGGAAGTTCAGGTGGCTCTGCTAACTCACCGCATCAGCTATTTAACGGAGCATCTTAAGAAGAATGCGAAGGACAATCACTCACGGCGCGGACTCCTGTTGTTGGTAGGACAGCGTCGCCGTC
Protein-coding sequences here:
- a CDS encoding bifunctional riboflavin kinase/FAD synthetase — translated: MKRKTAVTVGTFDGVHIGHGAILETLKRAAAQAHAIPLVATFDAHPRSVISGDSHSVALLTSFDEKLQLLAAQGIEHVVLMHFDETVRELTPREFVSEHIVKRWNAGSVIAGYNHSFGRDRGGDRESLLSLGQEFGFQVAIVPPAVVGGQAVSSTQIRRLLLDGDVAQANDMLGRRFELSGHVVRGYGRGKGLGCPTANLDGFAAGKLVPRDGIYAAVAETNDHAYPAAVSIGFNPTFENRRHSVEAHLIGFSGDLYDRKLTIKFVKRLRGEIRFSSEDALSKQMQQDLESVRHILIEAGVSVEPRLLHVNATS
- the rpsO gene encoding 30S ribosomal protein S15; protein product: MSDANNPRREIMEKYGRTKNDTGSPEVQVALLTHRISYLTEHLKKNAKDNHSRRGLLLLVGQRRRLLKFLAKKDINRYRELVKQLGLRG